Within the Setaria viridis chromosome 3, Setaria_viridis_v4.0, whole genome shotgun sequence genome, the region CAGCTAGCTGACCACACAGCCTTGATCAAGATGCCATCGTCCTATCTGCATGTTGATCTGATGAATTGTTTAATATGATGATCGGACTGAGATCATAGCTAGTCATCATCACCAACATCAAGAAAGGATTTTAGGGGCATAAATAAATATGCAGTGAAGATCACGAGGAACAGGAGAGACACCATAGCTAGTTTATTGGGATCTTAGGAGTAAACATTAGCTGCTAATCATgtgatcggctgctttataCCACCTGCACCTGGAACATATTGTCTAGCGTAGGGAGCAGCAAACTCAGAGTACTGTAGCATATATTAGCCAGATAATTGGAGGTGCTGATCTACTTGTCAATTTATACCACTAGCAACGGAATCTAGAACGCTAAGACTAAATAATATTCAAACTTAAGAACATGATTTTGATGGATTCTGCACAAAACACGATGAGTGGTTAACTTTACATAACCTTAAATTTGTTATATTTAGTTTCTGTACCATGTTTAATTAAGCATTGCAGATGAGTACGAAACGTAGATTATATTCCAAATTATTAAAACCATTATAAATATCAGCACAATTGAAAATTTCTTTAAAATTACGCACTTGAGTGCCTTTAACTTTCTCTGATATATCAGAACTAATAAGGGAATTGTCAGTCACACATCAAGAGTTGATATATGGGATGAGAGTTTATCGAAGTAAGACTCAATTTCGACGAAATGAAATATGTGATCTTAACCACCAAGACATCACATCTGCAAATTTGAACACGAGAATCCATGCCCATACGTCATTTTTTTCAGTTGTTCGCTGGAGGCTATCAGAACTAAGGGATTTCATTTGCTTTATTTGAGAGGTGGCGTGGATGGAGCGAATTTCATTGAATTAAGATTTAATCTTCAATATACAACACTTTAGAATTTGAACGCAAGGACATAACCATTTATGCTCACACACAATTTCTCAATTGTCCTCCGGAGGTTATTGGAGCTAAGGGGATTAGAGGGATGGAGCGAATTCCATCAAATTAAGATTCAAAATCGATGAAAATGAAAAGGGTTAGTCTTACTGCCAAAACATCACACATTGATCAAAGAGTGCTCTTGATAAAATTTCCAATGTGAGGCCATAGCCACTCATATGCTCACACACCAATATAATCGTTCCATGACATTTCAGTCGACAAGCAGAGATGAAAAAATCCAAACAcacatttgaaattttgaactcGCACTAGTACAACCATGATCAAGTTCCCATTGTAATTAATTAAACATAGTATATAGTTAAGTAACTTGACACATATCACCTCCATGAGTTAACACATGCATGCACCTCCCACCACTACATGCAAAACTACCAACTACACGACATTAACCAGCTCGAAACTCTTAAAATGAGAAGGAAAAGAACATGTAAAACCCCAACACATGATTGATCACCATCCTAATTGACGAAGAACAACTCTGATCAAGTCCCCAAATCACATAAACCCTAGAACTACTTTAAGGGTGAGCCAGTTCAGTTTCAGCAACTAGCATCCATGCATGGCCCCCATGCATGCATCCCCATCTGGACGGCCACATGCAACTCACAACACAttccccgacgacgacgagctgaACCCCGACAGGAACTCCGCCGgccacccgctgccgccgccgttgctgccaGCCCAGTACGGCTGCTCATGCGCCGCgacggcgcctccgccgccgccgccgccgccgtgctcctccATCTTCACGGCGGCGAGCTGCGCTAGCAGGCCCGAGGCGACGACGCCCCTCGGGAACCCGTCTGCGAGgacgccgctgccgtcgtcaGCGAAGTGGTAGCCGTGCAGGCCAGCTTGCTGCAGGAACTGAGGCTGCAGCTGGAGCGGCAGGTAGTGGTGGTACCCCTCCAGCGACGCctccagggcggcggcggcggcggcaggcgggagGCCGAGGTGGGGCAGCTGCGCCTGCATGCTGGCGAtggcctcggccgccgccatggctgcgctcgtggtggcggtggtggtggtggccgtggtggaggtggaggttgtggaggaggaggacgtggccgccgtggcgcccgcgccgccgccacgggagGACTTCTTGCTGGAGCGCTTGGTGTTGCGGCGGCACCCGCCGCCGACGGGCACGTtgcggagcgcgccgccgcgggtccAGTATCGGCGGCACGCCTTGCAGAAGTGGCGCGGCTGCGAGAGCGAGTAGTTGTTGAAGTAGCAGAACTTGGTGTTGGTGGAGTCGCAGCGCGGGCACCGCAGCGTGCCGGGCTCCGGCAGCGGCACGCGCGCCAGCCGGGCGCGCTCCGCCATCGACACGACCGGCcgcggctgcgccgccgcccccgcagcGGCCTGCATCGAggtggacgagccgccgcccgccggagcgctCGCCGCGGTGTCAGCAGGGCCGCCCGGCAGCGGCGCCAGGCCGGACGGCGGAGGCatcaggtggtggtggtcgctcccgccaccgccgccgcc harbors:
- the LOC117846898 gene encoding uncharacterized protein, whose amino-acid sequence is MVFSSLPIFLDPPNWGQMQMQQQQPPLQCLLGGGGGGSDHHHLMPPPSGLAPLPGGPADTAASAPAGGGSSTSMQAAAGAAAQPRPVVSMAERARLARVPLPEPGTLRCPRCDSTNTKFCYFNNYSLSQPRHFCKACRRYWTRGGALRNVPVGGGCRRNTKRSSKKSSRGGGAGATAATSSSSTTSTSTTATTTTATTSAAMAAAEAIASMQAQLPHLGLPPAAAAAALEASLEGYHHYLPLQLQPQFLQQAGLHGYHFADDGSGVLADGFPRGVVASGLLAQLAAVKMEEHGGGGGGGGAVAAHEQPYWAGSNGGGSGWPAEFLSGFSSSSSGNVL